From Paenibacillus sp. V4I7, one genomic window encodes:
- a CDS encoding ribonuclease J: protein MSKKNIDKLLIFALGGVGEIGKNMYCVQYANDIIVIDSGLKFPEEDMLGIDIVIPDIGYLTENRDKVRGIIITHGHEDHIGGLPYVLKHLNVPLYATKLTMGLIEAKLKEANLLGTTNRILINSESVLSLGVLTATFFKTNHSIPDSVGVALDTPEGVVVHTGDFKFDQTPVNDQYADLHRMAEIGKKGVLALLSDSTNAERPGYTGSERSVGVEIEEVFRKAKQRVVIATFASNIHRVQQVFDAAAATNRKVTVIGRSMVNVVSIASELGYLHIPDGMLIEPEEVNKLAADRVVILSTGSQGEPMSALTRMARSTHRKIDILPGDTVIIAATPIPGNERYVGRTVDELFRIGANVIYGPGSVTGVHVSGHGSQEELKLMLNLMKPKYFIPIHGEYRMLRQHAILAESVGIPKEDIFMCDIGDTVEIQNGVARKGSKVQSGNILIDGLGVGDVGNIVLRDRKLLSQDGILVVVVTLSKQDGKILSGPDIISRGFVYVRESEGLLEEANRIVTNTLTKLMNENVNEWASLKTNVKDVLGRFLYEQTRRRPMILPIIMEV from the coding sequence TTGTCCAAAAAAAATATTGATAAACTTTTGATCTTCGCTCTTGGCGGCGTGGGCGAAATCGGAAAAAATATGTATTGCGTTCAGTATGCGAACGATATCATCGTCATTGATAGTGGTTTGAAATTTCCAGAGGAGGACATGCTTGGAATCGACATCGTGATTCCAGACATTGGATATCTAACGGAGAATCGGGATAAAGTGCGCGGCATTATCATCACTCACGGCCACGAAGATCATATTGGCGGCTTACCTTATGTACTTAAGCATCTTAACGTTCCACTTTATGCAACTAAGCTTACAATGGGACTTATCGAAGCTAAGCTGAAGGAAGCAAATTTACTTGGTACTACGAATCGGATCCTCATTAATTCGGAATCCGTTCTATCCTTAGGCGTTCTTACTGCAACATTCTTCAAAACCAATCATAGTATTCCTGATTCTGTGGGTGTCGCTTTAGATACACCGGAAGGTGTTGTTGTTCATACAGGAGACTTTAAGTTCGATCAAACTCCTGTAAATGATCAATATGCGGACTTGCATCGTATGGCAGAGATTGGGAAGAAAGGCGTACTTGCCTTGCTTTCCGACAGCACAAATGCAGAACGCCCTGGTTACACAGGTTCTGAGCGCAGTGTTGGGGTTGAAATTGAAGAAGTGTTCCGTAAAGCTAAGCAAAGAGTTGTTATTGCGACATTTGCATCCAACATTCACCGTGTTCAACAGGTGTTTGATGCAGCCGCAGCAACAAATCGCAAAGTAACAGTAATCGGTCGCAGTATGGTTAACGTGGTTTCGATCGCTAGCGAGCTAGGGTACTTGCACATTCCGGATGGCATGCTAATTGAGCCAGAGGAAGTTAACAAGCTTGCCGCTGATCGCGTTGTCATTCTTTCCACAGGAAGCCAAGGAGAGCCGATGTCGGCTCTTACAAGAATGGCACGTTCAACCCATCGTAAAATTGATATTTTACCTGGTGATACGGTTATTATTGCGGCAACTCCAATTCCGGGGAATGAGCGTTATGTAGGCCGTACCGTAGATGAGTTATTCCGTATTGGCGCTAATGTGATTTACGGTCCAGGTTCTGTTACTGGCGTACACGTATCAGGTCACGGTAGTCAAGAAGAATTGAAATTAATGCTCAATCTTATGAAGCCTAAGTACTTTATTCCGATTCATGGCGAATATCGCATGCTGCGTCAACATGCCATCCTAGCCGAGTCTGTCGGCATTCCTAAAGAAGATATATTTATGTGCGATATCGGTGACACGGTAGAAATTCAAAATGGCGTTGCTCGCAAAGGATCTAAAGTTCAAAGCGGCAACATTCTGATTGATGGACTGGGTGTTGGAGATGTAGGCAACATTGTGTTGCGTGACCGTAAATTACTGTCTCAGGACGGAATCCTTGTGGTCGTAGTTACACTCAGCAAACAAGATGGCAAAATTTTATCTGGACCAGATATTATTTCTCGCGGATTCGTGTATGTACGTGAATCTGAGGGTCTCTTGGAAGAAGCTAATCGTATCGTAACGAATACGTTAACGAAATTAATGAATGAAAATGTAAATGAGTGGGCATCTTTAAAAACAAATGTGAAAGATGTTCTCGGACGCTTTTTATATGAACAAACCAGAAGAAGACCGATGATCCTTCCTATTATCATGGAAGTCTAG
- the dapA gene encoding 4-hydroxy-tetrahydrodipicolinate synthase — protein sequence MDFGRVITAMVTPFDENLQVNWEQVEPLINYLIEEQQSDSLVICGTTGEAPTLTDDEKLKLIELSVRYARGRCKIIAGTGSNDTVHTIHFSQKVEKLGVDALLIVAPYYNRPSQEGLYQHFKAVAESVQISIMLYNVPGRTGVNLDAETTIRLSQISNIVATKDCANTDQLTRILNDAAPNFLVYSGDDSSALPALAVGCQGIISVASHVIGKEMQSMIKYYLDGNTQQAAELHRKLHPVFTGIFRVPSPAPIKHALALKGIQTGGVRLPLVRVSEQEGQFIQSLFV from the coding sequence TTGGATTTTGGAAGAGTAATTACAGCTATGGTCACTCCTTTTGACGAGAACTTACAGGTGAACTGGGAGCAAGTGGAACCATTAATTAACTATTTGATCGAAGAACAGCAGTCCGATAGCCTTGTTATTTGTGGCACGACCGGTGAGGCACCAACATTAACAGACGATGAGAAGCTGAAGCTTATCGAACTATCCGTTCGTTATGCCAGGGGGCGCTGCAAGATCATTGCAGGTACTGGAAGTAATGACACTGTGCACACTATTCATTTTTCCCAAAAAGTTGAGAAACTTGGAGTCGATGCTTTACTGATCGTAGCTCCTTATTATAACCGCCCTTCCCAAGAAGGGTTGTACCAGCATTTTAAAGCAGTAGCTGAGTCTGTTCAGATTTCGATTATGCTCTATAATGTACCGGGACGCACAGGGGTGAATTTGGATGCGGAGACAACTATTCGTCTATCCCAAATTTCGAATATCGTGGCTACCAAAGATTGCGCTAACACGGATCAATTGACACGTATACTTAATGATGCAGCTCCTAATTTCCTTGTGTATAGCGGGGATGACAGCAGTGCGCTGCCTGCTCTAGCGGTAGGATGTCAGGGAATTATTAGTGTTGCTAGTCATGTGATTGGAAAAGAAATGCAATCTATGATAAAGTATTATTTAGATGGTAACACTCAGCAAGCGGCAGAACTTCATCGTAAGCTTCATCCTGTTTTTACTGGCATTTTCCGTGTACCGAGTCCTGCTCCAATTAAACATGCTCTTGCATTGAAAGGCATTCAAACTGGAGGCGTAAGACTTCCGTTAGTTCGTGTATCCGAGCAAGAAGGACAATTCATCCAATCACTTTTTGTATGA
- the dapG gene encoding aspartate kinase, with protein MRILVQKFGGTSLSTAHAREHVIGHIQDALINHYKLVVVVSAMGRKGEPYATDTLLDLVRKNGEGLPARELDMLMGCGELISAVHLCSLLQATGISSTVLTGGQAGILTNDVHGNAQIVAMQPNRILELLEQDKVVIVTGFQGKTSQDELTTLGRGGSDTSATALGAALKAEIVDIFTDVNGILTADPRIVEDAKPLVRVSFAEICNMAHNGAKVIHPRAVEVAMQANIPIRVRSTFSKEEGTLVTFSDSSPTDISQVKDRFVTGIAHFTNITQIHVAAVEGQFDLQLRVFKTMALHQISVDFINVNPSGVVYTVFDHEAERALKLLRSQGYDPKAVSGCAKVSVIGGGMNGVPGIMAQIVEALTVEDIRILQSADSNTTIWVLVHGIDMIKSVRALHHKFNLYK; from the coding sequence ATGCGAATCCTTGTACAAAAATTTGGAGGCACTTCGCTTTCTACCGCTCATGCCAGAGAACACGTTATTGGACACATTCAAGACGCACTTATCAATCATTATAAATTGGTTGTTGTTGTATCTGCGATGGGAAGAAAAGGAGAACCCTATGCGACTGACACGCTCTTAGACCTCGTTCGCAAGAACGGGGAGGGGCTGCCAGCCCGGGAACTCGATATGTTAATGGGCTGCGGAGAGTTAATATCTGCGGTACATTTGTGCAGCTTATTACAGGCAACAGGTATTAGCTCTACGGTTTTGACAGGTGGGCAAGCTGGTATTCTTACGAATGATGTTCACGGTAATGCCCAAATAGTAGCTATGCAGCCCAACCGGATTCTTGAATTGTTGGAGCAAGATAAGGTAGTCATTGTTACCGGATTTCAAGGTAAAACAAGCCAAGACGAACTAACCACATTAGGGCGCGGGGGTAGTGATACATCGGCTACTGCTCTTGGGGCTGCCCTTAAAGCTGAAATTGTAGATATTTTCACGGATGTCAACGGGATATTGACAGCGGATCCACGGATCGTTGAGGATGCTAAACCGTTAGTTCGCGTAAGCTTCGCTGAAATCTGCAATATGGCACATAACGGTGCTAAGGTGATACATCCACGCGCGGTAGAAGTAGCCATGCAGGCTAATATTCCGATTCGCGTGCGATCTACGTTTTCCAAAGAAGAAGGAACGTTGGTAACATTCTCAGACAGTAGCCCTACGGATATTAGTCAAGTGAAGGATCGATTCGTTACAGGAATTGCCCATTTTACGAACATTACTCAAATTCATGTTGCTGCGGTTGAAGGTCAATTCGATCTTCAGCTTCGTGTATTTAAAACGATGGCGCTGCATCAGATTAGTGTTGATTTTATAAACGTCAATCCATCGGGAGTCGTTTATACGGTGTTCGATCATGAAGCGGAACGCGCTCTAAAACTGCTCAGAAGTCAAGGCTATGATCCTAAGGCCGTGAGTGGGTGTGCAAAAGTTTCAGTGATCGGCGGCGGTATGAACGGAGTGCCAGGTATTATGGCGCAAATTGTTGAGGCATTAACGGTAGAGGATATACGTATCCTTCAATCAGCCGACTCTAATACAACGATTTGGGTGCTTGTCCATGGTATTGATATGATTAAATCAGTTAGGGCACTACATCATAAGTTCAATTTATATAAGTGA
- a CDS encoding aspartate-semialdehyde dehydrogenase produces the protein MSNQKLFNVAVVGATGAVGEQIIRLLEERNFPIKELKLLSSARSAGVKLSFKGQEVTVQEATPESFQGVDIALFSAGGDVTKALAPHAVKAGTICIDNTSAYRMDPETPLVVPEVNVEKINEHKGIIANPNCSTIQMVAALKPLYDRYGISRIIVSTYQAVSGAGAKAINEMLRQSKEVLEGNDVNPDILPVGSLPVKHQIAFNAIPQIDKFLDNGFTNEEMKMILETKKIMGDESIEVTATCVRIPVVYGHSESVYVELKEDFDVEEVKMLLANAPGIVLVDNPAEQQYPLATDAAGKLETFVGRVRRDLSNPKALNMWIVSDNLLKGAAWNAVQIAEYIAIEQ, from the coding sequence ATGTCGAACCAGAAGCTTTTTAACGTTGCAGTCGTAGGCGCTACAGGCGCAGTAGGAGAACAAATTATCCGTCTATTGGAAGAACGGAATTTCCCCATCAAGGAATTGAAATTACTATCTTCCGCTCGTTCAGCGGGCGTAAAGCTTTCTTTCAAAGGTCAAGAAGTAACCGTTCAAGAAGCGACACCGGAAAGCTTTCAAGGCGTTGATATAGCTTTATTTAGTGCTGGAGGCGATGTTACGAAGGCATTGGCTCCTCACGCGGTTAAGGCGGGGACGATCTGTATCGATAATACGAGTGCATACCGCATGGATCCTGAAACACCACTTGTGGTACCTGAGGTAAATGTCGAGAAAATTAACGAGCACAAAGGCATTATTGCCAATCCGAATTGTTCCACGATCCAAATGGTAGCTGCACTTAAGCCTTTATATGATCGATATGGGATTTCCCGTATCATCGTATCTACGTACCAAGCTGTTTCTGGAGCTGGTGCTAAAGCGATTAACGAAATGTTGAGACAATCGAAAGAAGTGCTTGAAGGAAATGATGTGAATCCGGATATATTGCCGGTTGGTTCTTTGCCAGTAAAACATCAAATCGCCTTCAATGCGATTCCGCAAATCGATAAGTTCCTCGATAACGGTTTTACCAATGAAGAAATGAAAATGATTCTTGAAACGAAAAAAATTATGGGCGATGAGTCCATTGAAGTTACAGCTACATGCGTTCGTATTCCGGTTGTTTATGGTCATTCTGAGTCTGTCTATGTTGAATTAAAAGAAGATTTCGACGTAGAAGAAGTGAAGATGTTACTTGCTAATGCCCCTGGTATTGTTCTAGTTGACAATCCGGCTGAGCAGCAATATCCACTTGCTACAGATGCAGCGGGTAAACTGGAAACTTTCGTTGGTCGTGTACGCCGTGATTTGAGTAATCCGAAAGCGCTAAATATGTGGATTGTTTCTGACAATCTGCTTAAAGGTGCTGCTTGGAATGCTGTACAAATTGCTGAATATATTGCTATAGAACAATAA
- a CDS encoding dipicolinate synthase subunit B codes for MNWQGKTVGYALTGSHCTLEEVMPQIKRFVDAGARVIPIVSNTVMTTDTRFGKSDDWQQQIKDITGNEIISTIVAAEPLGPSKLLDVMVIAPCTGNTTSKLANAMTESPVLMAAKAQMRNLRPLVLAISTNDGLGLNAMNIAKLLITKNIYFVPYGQDAPGAKPNSLVARMDLIMEACEAALEGKQLQPMIIERFLY; via the coding sequence ATGAATTGGCAAGGGAAAACAGTCGGATATGCTTTAACTGGTTCTCACTGTACGTTGGAAGAAGTCATGCCGCAGATTAAGAGATTTGTAGATGCAGGTGCACGTGTCATTCCGATTGTATCGAATACAGTCATGACCACCGACACACGTTTTGGCAAATCAGATGACTGGCAGCAACAGATTAAGGATATTACAGGGAACGAAATTATATCTACTATTGTAGCTGCAGAGCCTCTAGGTCCATCCAAGCTGCTTGATGTGATGGTTATTGCACCATGCACAGGGAACACGACTAGCAAGCTAGCAAATGCAATGACAGAGAGTCCAGTACTTATGGCAGCAAAAGCGCAAATGAGAAATTTGCGGCCGCTAGTTTTAGCGATTTCGACCAATGATGGGCTGGGTTTAAACGCGATGAATATTGCAAAGCTTCTCATTACCAAAAACATTTATTTTGTGCCCTATGGTCAAGATGCACCTGGAGCGAAGCCAAATTCGTTGGTAGCTCGAATGGACTTGATTATGGAAGCCTGTGAAGCTGCTCTTGAAGGTAAGCAATTGCAGCCCATGATTATTGAGAGATTTCTATACTAA
- the dpsA gene encoding dipicolinate synthase subunit DpsA — protein sequence MLTGISVAIMGGDARQLEVIQKFTELDATVILIGFDNLGRQFSGVLNAKLDPLLFQTVDVLILPAVGTDDSGQVESIFSSEEMRLTDDLMSSLPKHAKVYTGMAKSFLKKLCASHGIEVVELFERDDIAIYNSIPTAEGALMMAIQNTDITIHGSVSMVLGFGRTGFTMAKTLQGLGATVKVGVRKPEHFARAWEMGFQPFYTKDLYPEVGNIDLLFNTIPTMIVTAQVITNIPHRALIIDLASKPGGTDFRFAEKRGIKAMLAPGLPGIVAPKTAGRIMANTLSQLIVEDFKDRSDVE from the coding sequence ATGCTCACTGGGATTTCGGTTGCTATTATGGGTGGAGACGCCCGGCAGCTTGAAGTAATTCAGAAATTTACTGAACTTGATGCTACGGTGATATTAATCGGCTTTGACAATTTAGGGAGGCAATTTAGCGGTGTTTTAAATGCTAAACTCGATCCCTTGCTGTTTCAAACCGTAGATGTACTTATTTTACCTGCTGTTGGTACGGATGATTCGGGACAAGTGGAATCTATATTCTCGAGTGAAGAGATGAGACTGACGGACGATCTTATGTCATCACTGCCAAAGCATGCCAAAGTGTATACAGGAATGGCCAAAAGCTTTCTGAAAAAGCTTTGTGCATCACATGGGATTGAGGTAGTGGAGTTATTCGAGCGTGATGATATTGCGATTTATAACTCCATTCCGACTGCTGAGGGAGCGCTCATGATGGCGATCCAGAACACCGATATTACCATCCATGGTTCAGTCAGTATGGTTTTAGGTTTTGGTCGTACAGGGTTTACAATGGCCAAAACTTTGCAGGGATTAGGGGCAACCGTGAAGGTTGGCGTGAGGAAACCGGAGCATTTTGCAAGGGCGTGGGAGATGGGTTTTCAGCCTTTTTATACAAAGGACCTGTACCCGGAAGTGGGGAATATTGACTTGCTTTTTAACACAATTCCGACTATGATAGTCACAGCGCAAGTTATTACTAATATCCCACATCGCGCGCTCATCATCGATTTGGCCTCTAAACCCGGTGGAACGGACTTCCGATTTGCCGAGAAAAGAGGCATCAAAGCGATGCTAGCGCCCGGTTTACCTGGCATCGTCGCCCCCAAAACAGCTGGCCGCATCATGGCAAACACACTCAGTCAGCTGATCGTGGAAGACTTCAAAGACAGGAGCGATGTGGAATGA
- the dut gene encoding dUTP diphosphatase, with translation MSLSNFDVQIKRVSGQEDILLPQKMSAAASGFDLHAAVSEPIVLGPGERQLIPTGFALSMPPELEAQIRPRSGLAYKHGITTLNSPGTIDADYRGEVKVLLINHGQEPFTIQRNERIAQMVFQLVPQIQLNEVSELTETERGSGGFGHTGR, from the coding sequence TTGTCTCTCTCTAACTTTGATGTTCAAATTAAACGGGTATCCGGACAAGAGGATATCCTTCTGCCTCAGAAAATGTCCGCTGCTGCAAGTGGCTTCGATCTTCATGCTGCAGTAAGCGAGCCGATAGTGCTAGGTCCGGGTGAGCGTCAACTCATCCCGACAGGCTTTGCACTCAGCATGCCGCCTGAGCTTGAAGCTCAGATCCGTCCGAGGAGCGGGCTTGCCTACAAGCATGGCATCACAACACTGAATTCACCGGGAACAATTGATGCCGACTACCGCGGGGAAGTGAAAGTGCTGCTGATTAATCATGGGCAGGAGCCGTTCACCATTCAGCGGAATGAGCGAATTGCGCAGATGGTATTCCAGCTTGTGCCACAGATCCAGCTCAATGAGGTTTCGGAATTAACGGAGACGGAGCGAGGATCAGGCGGTTTCGGCCATACAGGACGGTAA